Genomic segment of Notolabrus celidotus isolate fNotCel1 chromosome 1, fNotCel1.pri, whole genome shotgun sequence:
tgaacaaataacattcatttcatttcagagaTTCTCCAATATAAAGATATAGATTTGTGCTCACTGGTAGGTTTAGCAACGCTTTTGgaatgaatatgaatatgaatgtaAGTTGGTGACATTAAGTGTCATCCAGCAtctctgctaggaatctaggagtcctatttgatcaagatttatccttcaactctcaaattcagcaaatctcaaggtcagcctattttcacttgcgcaatatttctaaaattagacacttcctatctcagagcgacgcagaaaaactagtccatacatttgttacctccaggttagattactgtgactccctcttatcaggctgccccaatacgtctctaaagactcttcagctagttcaaaacgccgcagcttgagtattgactagaactaggaagagagagcacatctctccagtgttagcttctcttgaCTGGCTCCCAATATAAtgtagaatataatttaaaatccttcttttaacctacaaagcccttaaaaatcaggcacccgcgcatcttaaagagctcataatgCCCTATtgcccctctagaactctatgctcccaacatgcaggcttgctagttgtacctaaaatctctaaaagtagtatgggaggtagaaccttcagttaccaggcccctctcctttggaatcatctaccagtcagggtctgggaggcagacaccctctccacttttaagagtaggcttaaaactttcctttttgataaagcttatagttagagctggatcaggcttgaaccagcttttgttatgctgctataggcctagactgccgggggaactggcgcactgacacactgggatcctagctcacccccttccccccaaccccttcatcacttactttaagtctgcctgtcccatttaagttactaaccatagacctttctggagtccctgagctccattgtctcgtagattcctctgagacgtcctcctgctgcagacgttctggactccagcggcaacagcttctactactcgtctcatcactatcacctctctctcttactcccctctatctgtctttccagacccaactcggtcgaggcatgatggctgtctaacacaagtctggttctgcctgttaaaaggaagtttttcctcgccactgtaactagctaaatactgcgatgtgcaatgctcatgatggatggaggtggggtcagactgagtcttaccctgtcttgaagttgggtcctggtcataatttgacatagagtggtctagacctcctatgtttgtaaaagcgtcttgagataaagtttgttgtgatttggcgctatacaaataaagattgattgattgattgattgaagtggcAATACAATTTCCAACATAATTGGTCTTACATTGTCTGTGTCCTGCCTCATGGCcgccatcctctcctctcttctcgcTGCACTTTGTGGTCATAAACTCTTTCAGGCTACACTCGTGTGCGATAACCCTCTCCAGTTCCTTCATCTCAACATTGTACTGGGCGAGGTCCTTCTCTGCCTTCTCCTTCATCATGGTCATCTTGGACTGAGCCTCCGCCCTGgagtaaaatatttaatactCAAGATATTTAACGAGAAAGATCACGAGAGGAAAACTGCTCTTGAAAATTGTCTCAACCTGGCATCGTAAGCAGCAGTGGACTGGATGACAACTTCCCCGATCTTCTTGCGTATATCGTAAAGTTCCTACAACACAAGAATCAGTAAAGAGAGCAGTGAGCAGTGAAACCACTTTAGAAATGTAttaacacacaaatatacaatCTATTATATGACCGTTGACCTTTTCTAGGCGGTTTTTAAGTTGCTGGAAACGGACACGCTCGATTTGAAGAGTCTGCAGCTCCTCCCGCAGGTGGCTGTTGTTGTTCAGCTGCTCATTGAAGCGTGTTAAGGCCTAGATGGtaaacaaaagacaaagactTTAGATGTAAACCATGTACTACATGATTCTGTTTCAATCTGATCTGTAGGTTTCACCACTCACCCTGTCCAGTCTGTATTCCAAAGTGTGAATAGATTTTTCAGATTTTCTAACCTCATTCCTCTGTGTAGTACTAGCATTGACCTTGCATTTTCTCTGTTCTGCAATCTTCAACTCCATGCTTGATATCTGCCCACATAACCGACACAACATGTGACATATAGCTTGGTTGATGACAAAAACATTAGTAGATATGGAGTGAATCTTGAATTAATAGGATTTTATTGACCTCTTTCTCAATCTCTTTTTGACACTGCCTCTCCTTCTtcaactcctcctccatcacATCTTTCTGCTCCAGCAGAGCTCGAAGACTCTGGGCATCCTCACCGTCCTGTTGTTGGCGTGATGAGCTCTTACACACTCCAAGGTTTCGAtgcacctcctcctgctccttccGCAGCTTCTCTATCTCCTGCCTTCATCCACATCACATAAACACCCAAACAggcaaattaaaaacacattgattTTTGACTTTGTGGTCTACTTTATTGTGCATACTCACTCTTGTTTGCGTATCTGCTCCCGGGCCTGAAGATTGTATGCCTGCCGATCTCCTTCCATAATTTTgaactgtctctgcagcttggcCATCTCAGATtctacagaaaagaaaaacatcatttgAGCATCAAAGCTGTCCCACTCCTGCTACTTGCTAAATAAGATTTCCTATTGAGCTTTAAGATTCTACAGTTTATAAATGCAACACGGCCTACATTACCTGTGCCATCAATATCCATTTCACTGGTGTCTGAGCGAGCACTTACAGCAGATCTTCCCCGTGGCATTGCTCCAATGGTCTTTAATGGactaaaatggaataaaaagtaaataaatgctgtttacagaaaatattaaacCTTGAAATTTAGTCTCATATTATTCTACCCAACCTGagaataaattaaacatttttaagactttaaaaaattaaatgtattttccatGG
This window contains:
- the ccdc114 gene encoding coiled-coil domain-containing protein 114; this encodes MPRGRSAVSARSDTSEMDIDGTESEMAKLQRQFKIMEGDRQAYNLQAREQIRKQEQEIEKLRKEQEEVHRNLGVCKSSSRQQQDGEDAQSLRALLEQKDVMEEELKKERQCQKEIEKEISSMELKIAEQRKCKVNASTTQRNEVRKSEKSIHTLEYRLDRALTRFNEQLNNNSHLREELQTLQIERVRFQQLKNRLEKELYDIRKKIGEVVIQSTAAYDARAEAQSKMTMMKEKAEKDLAQYNVEMKELERVIAHECSLKEFMTTKCSEKRGEDGGHEAGHRQLLKEHRRMDSGEESLDTLEEVFEKIQTVTGEDNLDLLVTRFIQVEDRNFALFNFVNEQNNEAEVLRDQISQIQSEIEQFGEIALQQEQDHRSLMREFDEKQKEIEYQAEDCEQRASINSKILDQIKTEVNSIVSKIECDCSVIEDKLGSSAGISENNIMSYLGLVEQKANELLTIQAFLNSKDLEKDYSPKDLAKFLLGQNPELLQQTITIQPAIDSLEYEESPVTDEEERPLSQGELRRRIMKGVQQKDGSRQQAASKAAKI